Below is a genomic region from Methanofastidiosum sp..
GAGGCGCTAATAGAAGGTATTATTAAATTACAGGAAAAGATTAAACATCAACCATACCATAAAGAAAGATGCCTTTCAGGTATTTGTTTGATTGAAAATGAGAACTCAAAGGAAAAAAATGAATCCCATCGAGATAGTGAAGAAAATAAAAGATAAATTCCCAGAAGAAGTTTTATGGTTTAGGTGTTTCAGGGAAGAATGCGATATTACTATAAAAAAGGAAAAAATTAAAGATATTTTAGAATATCTTAAAAATACTCCAACATTAGAATTTGATTATCTTATAGATTTAACAGCTGTTGATTATCTTGGGTTTAGAGAGCCTCGTTTTGATGTTATTTATCAGCTTATGTCAATAAAACACAGACATAGATTAAGAGTTAAAGCCGAGGTCAGTGAACAGGAATGTTTCATTAATTCTGTAGTAGACTTGTGGAAAACTGCAAACTGGTTTGAAAGAGAATGTTTTGATATGTTTGGAATTGAATTTAAAGGACATCCTGACCTTAGGAGAATTCTTATGCCCGAAGATTGGATTGGTTTTCCATTAAGAAAGGACTATCCTGTTTATAGTGATCTTAAAGACAAAGAGTGGCAACCTTATAAAGAATTAAAGGAATTAGCAACGGGCTGGAAGGAAAATGAACCCTGAAAATACAAGAGAACTTCTTATTAATATGGGACCTCAACATCCTGCAACTCATGGGGTGTTAAGGCTTGTACTTGAAATTGAAGGAGAAGTAATAAAAAAATGTATACCATATATAGGGTATCTTCATAGAGGAGTAGAAAAGTTATCGGAAGACCTTACATATGTACAATCACTTCCTCTCACGGACAGATTAGATTATCTTTCCAGCATGATTAACAATGTAGGTTTTTGTATTGCTGTAGAAAAACTTATGGGTATTAGTGTTC
It encodes:
- a CDS encoding NADH-quinone oxidoreductase subunit C codes for the protein MNPIEIVKKIKDKFPEEVLWFRCFREECDITIKKEKIKDILEYLKNTPTLEFDYLIDLTAVDYLGFREPRFDVIYQLMSIKHRHRLRVKAEVSEQECFINSVVDLWKTANWFERECFDMFGIEFKGHPDLRRILMPEDWIGFPLRKDYPVYSDLKDKEWQPYKELKELATGWKENEP